A portion of the Blastopirellula sediminis genome contains these proteins:
- a CDS encoding DUF1559 domain-containing protein — protein sequence MQISWFGGRRRSAFTLVELLVVIAIIGVLIALLLPAVQQAREAARRISCTNNLKQLGLAMHNYHDTYQSLPAGQTNMGLMSSDPMSGGMQDNPAEFPQGGTWFQAVLPFVEQTAMVDLIRTEMMTMPMRQVNATVRNTVVPGFVCPSDPNGGKVGAFGFQGNYLGSCDVQVPNAGTVHAANRVAGLFFVRSHINFRDIVDGTTNTVMMGECVQGAPDAAGASQYDDIASYWDGANLQAVFTAAPWYGFNNSVPDLAGPNGCIPPGNQVAKKPCNPGPGSASWYLLRSYHPGGVMVNRADASVSFLPNTMDATLFSNYINRNDGNVVAAF from the coding sequence GGTTCGGCGGTCGTCGCCGTAGCGCTTTCACTCTGGTCGAGTTGTTGGTGGTCATCGCGATCATCGGCGTCTTGATCGCCTTGCTGCTGCCGGCCGTTCAACAGGCCCGCGAAGCGGCTCGTCGCATCAGCTGCACCAACAACTTGAAGCAGTTGGGCCTGGCGATGCATAACTATCACGACACCTATCAATCGCTGCCGGCCGGGCAGACGAACATGGGGCTGATGTCTTCGGACCCGATGAGCGGCGGCATGCAGGACAATCCGGCGGAATTCCCGCAGGGTGGGACCTGGTTCCAGGCGGTTCTGCCGTTCGTGGAACAAACGGCGATGGTCGATTTGATTCGAACCGAAATGATGACCATGCCGATGCGTCAGGTGAACGCGACGGTCCGCAACACGGTGGTTCCGGGATTCGTTTGTCCTTCCGATCCAAATGGCGGCAAGGTCGGCGCTTTCGGTTTCCAGGGAAATTATCTCGGTAGCTGCGACGTTCAAGTGCCGAACGCCGGTACCGTTCATGCGGCGAACCGGGTGGCCGGTCTGTTCTTCGTTCGCTCGCATATCAATTTCCGCGACATCGTTGACGGTACGACGAACACCGTAATGATGGGCGAATGCGTCCAAGGGGCTCCGGATGCGGCGGGGGCTTCGCAGTACGACGATATCGCCAGCTATTGGGACGGCGCCAATCTTCAGGCGGTCTTTACCGCCGCTCCGTGGTACGGCTTCAATAACTCCGTTCCGGACCTCGCTGGGCCGAATGGGTGTATCCCGCCGGGAAATCAAGTCGCCAAGAAACCTTGCAATCCCGGTCCGGGTTCGGCTTCGTGGTACCTGCTCCGCAGCTATCATCCGGGCGGCGTGATGGTAAACCGAGCTGACGCTTCGGTTTCGTTCCTCCCCAACACGATGGATGCGACGCTGTTTTCGAACTATATCAATCGAAACGACGGCAACGTGGTCGCCGCATTCTAG
- a CDS encoding DUF423 domain-containing protein produces MLRYNLIAGSLFGLTAVLVGLVFEPSVKAKLDDELVAKAVEIPEQRDEDGNVLAPKKLVISDLDRDYSEQRWQHYELGVRNLTYASFAMLALGLIPAASGRNRLVSRISGGAFTAGVIFYCFGLASSAVFDQPLLAIFSGLGALCLAAGWAGLTGLACISTRE; encoded by the coding sequence ATGTTGCGGTACAATCTCATCGCCGGAAGCCTCTTCGGACTGACGGCGGTACTCGTCGGACTTGTTTTTGAGCCGAGCGTTAAAGCGAAACTCGATGATGAGTTGGTTGCGAAAGCGGTCGAAATTCCAGAACAGAGGGACGAAGACGGAAACGTACTCGCTCCGAAGAAACTGGTCATCAGCGACCTCGACCGCGATTACAGCGAGCAGCGTTGGCAGCACTACGAATTGGGAGTGCGGAACCTGACCTACGCGTCGTTCGCAATGCTTGCACTCGGCTTGATTCCGGCCGCATCGGGGCGCAATCGACTCGTTTCGCGGATCAGCGGCGGCGCTTTCACCGCGGGCGTAATTTTCTACTGCTTCGGCTTAGCCTCCTCCGCGGTTTTCGACCAACCGCTGCTTGCGATCTTCTCCGGACTCGGAGCTCTCTGCTTGGCGGCCGGATGGGCAGGACTTACGGGACTCGCCTGCATCTCGACCCGCGAGTAA